From the Coturnix japonica isolate 7356 unplaced genomic scaffold, Coturnix japonica 2.1 chrUnrandom488, whole genome shotgun sequence genome, one window contains:
- the RPL28 gene encoding 60S ribosomal protein L28 has translation MSAHLQWMVLRNCSSFIIKRNQQTYSTVRLPPMGFLSPIGQRKPASSYDRVSIRKNARATLSSIRHMVSKNRYRRDLRMAALRRASAILRSQRPLMVRKKRARAAKAAP, from the exons ATGTCGGCCCATCTGCAGTGGATGGTGCTGCGGAACTGCTCCAGCTTCATCATCAAACGGAACCAGCAGACGTACAGCACCGTGAGA ttgccccctatggggtttttatcCCCTATAGGGCAGCGCAAACCAGCGTCGTCCTACGACCGTGTCAGCATCCGCAAAAACGCCAGAGCCACATTGAGCAGCATCAGACACATGGTCAGCAAGAACCGGTACAGGAGGGACCTCAGGATG GCCGCGCTGCGCCGCGCCAGCGCCATCCTGCGCAGCCAGCGCCCCCTGATGGTCAGGAAGAAACGGGCACGGGCGGCCAAAGCGGCGCCGTGA
- the IL11 gene encoding interleukin-11 has product MAGAVWQTLLALLGLYPGLCPSLPPAPRPRPPDPRADLDGVVSLAKALLSDTKAFLLQLRSRFPAEGEHKLDSLPSLSMSALELSNIQPPGALSRLSSDLQRYQRHLEWLRRSGPALRPLEAELGALHSRMERLLRRLDHLLSRLSLSRPNDPHPALPPPGSPWAAVQAAHAVLRGLHLHLDWASRALVLLRNRL; this is encoded by the exons ATGGCAG GCGCCGTGTGGCAGACACTGCTGGCCCTATTGGGGCTGTACCCCGGGCTGTGCCCGTcgctgccccccgccccccgcccaCGACCCCCGGACCCTCGCGCAGACCTGGACGGCGTCGTCAGCCTGGCCAAAGCCCTCCTGAGCGACACCAAggccttcctgctgcagctg CGGTCGCGCTTCCCCGCTGAGGGCGAACACAAACTGGACTCGCTGCCGTCACTGTCCATGAGCGCCCTGGAGCTCAGCAACATCCAG CCACCCGGCGCCCTGTCCCGGCTGAGCTCGGACCTGCAGCGCTACCAGCGGCACCTCGAGTGGCTGCGTCGCTCCGGGCCGGCGCTGCGCCCCCTGGAGGCGGAGCTGGGAGCGCTGCACAGCCGGATGGAGCGGCTGCTCAGGCGGCTCGACCACCTG CTGTCCCGGCTGAGCCTGAGCCGCCCCAACGACCCCCACCCAGCGCTGCCCCCCCCCGGCTCCCCATGGGCAGCCGTGCAGGCGGCGCACGCGGTGCTGAGGGGGCTGCACCTCCATCTGGACTGGGCATCCAGGGCCCTCGTGCTGCTCCGGAACCGGCTCTGA